The following are encoded together in the Tripterygium wilfordii isolate XIE 37 chromosome 3, ASM1340144v1, whole genome shotgun sequence genome:
- the LOC119987230 gene encoding glutathione S-transferase F11-like: protein MGVVKVYGSLVSACAQRVMVCLLEKEVEFELVHVDLDSGEHKKPQFLARQPFGQVPAIEDGDLKLFESRAIMRYYATKYEDQGTNLLGKSLEERALVDQWLEVEAHNFNELIYNMVVQLVILPKMGQPGDLALAHSCEQKLEKVLDVYQERLSKSSYLAGDKFTMADLSHLPGIRYLVNEAGMGHLVMERKNVNAWWETISNRPAWKRLMQIAKF, encoded by the exons ATGGGAGTTGTTAAGGTGTATGGATCACTTGTATCAGCATGCGCACAGAGGGTTATGGTTTGTCTTCTTGAGAAAGAAGTAGAGTTTGAACTTGTTCATGTTGATCTCGACTCTGGTGAGCATAAGAAACCTCAGTTTCTAGCTCgacag CCATTTGGTCAAGTGCCAGCCATAGAGGATGGAGATTTAAAGCTCTTTG AGTCTAGGGCAATCATGAGGTACTATGCAACAAAGTATGAAGACCAAGGAACAAACCTACTTGGAAAGAGCCTGGAAGAGAGAGCTCTAGTGGATCAATGGCTGGAAGTGGAAGCTCACAACTTCAATGAATTGATTTACAATATGGTTGTTCAATTGGTGATATTGCCAAAAATGGGGCAGCCAGGGGACTTGGCACTTGCCCACTCTTGTGAGCAGAAGCTAGAGAAGGTCTTGGATGTGTACCAAGAGAGGTTGTCCAAGAGCAGCTACCTTGCCGGAGACAAGTTCACGATGGCCGACCTGAGTCACCTTCCGGGGATCCGGTACTTGGTGAATGAGGCTGGGATGGGGCATTTGGTTATGGAGAGGAAGAATGTGAATGCTTGGTGGGAGACTATCTCAAACAGGCCTGCATGGAAAAGGCTAATGCAGATTGCTAAGTTTTAA
- the LOC119987222 gene encoding phytoene synthase 2, chloroplastic-like encodes MSVALLWVVSPTTTTTDVSKCFGFIDSSKFFVKDRRLMFNGAAKKGRRQNWNYCSLNADLRSGSYFPVISSVVASPAGEVAVSSEEKVYNVVLKQAGLVEKQLRSRGDLDVKPDIAIPGTLSLLSEAYDRCGEVCAEYAKTFYLGTLLMTPERRRAIWAIYVWCRRTDELVDGPNALHITPTALDRWEARLEDLFEGRPFDMLDAALSDTVTKFPVDIQPFKDMIEGMRMDLRKSRYKNFDELYLYCYYVAGTVGIMSVPVMGVAPESQAKTESVYNAALALGIANQLTNILRDVGEDASRGRIYLPQDELTLAGLSEDDIFAGKVTDKWRNFTKSQIKRARMFFDEAEKGVTELSAASRWPVWASLLLYRQILDEIEANDYNNFTRRAYVSKAKKLLALPVAYTRSLIRPSRTALASNKI; translated from the exons ATGTCTGTTGCTTTGCTATGGGTGGTCTCacctactactactactacagaTGTCTCCAAATGTTTTGGGTTCATTGATTCATCAAAATTCTTCGTTAAAGATAGGAGATTGATGTTTAATGGTGCTGCCAAAAAGGGCAGGAGACAGAATTGGAATTATTGCTCTCTAAATGCAGATTTGAGAAGTGGAAGCTACTTCCCTGTAATATCAAGTGTGGTGGCTAGCCCTGCCGGAGAAGTGGCTGTCTCGTCTGAGGAGAAGGTTTATAATGTGGTGTTGAAGCAGGCAGGCTTGGTTGAGAAGCAATTGAGGTCTAGAGGGGATTTAGATGTGAAACCAGATATCGCGATTCCAGGGACTTTGAGCTTGTTGAGTGAAGCTTATGACCGATGTGGAGAAGTTTGTGCAGAGTATGCAAAGACATTTTACTTGG GAACTTTGCTAATGACTCCTGAAAGGCGAAGGGCTATCTGGGCAATTTATG TGTGGTGTAGAAGAACAGATGAGCTTGTTGACGGGCCTAATGCTTTGCACATAACGCCAACAGCGTTAGACAGGTGGGAGGCAAGGTTGGAAGATCTTTTTGAAGGTCGTCCATTTGATATGCTTGATGCTGCCCTTTCAGATACTGTTACCAAGTTTCCGGTCGATATTCAG CCATTTAAAGATATGATTGAAGGAATGAGGATGGATCTAAGGAAGTCAAGATACAAGAACTTTGATGAACTATATCTTTATTGTTATTATGTTGCTGGGACTGTTGGAATAATGAGCGTTCCGGTTATGGGCGTTGCACCTGAATCTCAGGCAAAAACAGAGAGTGTTTATAATGCTGCCTTGGCTTTAGGAATTGCGAATCAGCTCACCAACATACTCAGggatgttggagaaga TGCAAGTAGAGGTAGGATATATCTACCACAAGATGAGTTAACGCTGGCTGGGCTATCGGAAGATGACATATTTGCTGGAAAGGTGACCGATAAATGGAGAAACTTCACGAAGAGTCAGATTAAGAGGGCAAGGATGTTCTTTGATGAGGCAGAGAAAGGTGTGACAGAACTGAGCGCAGCCAGTAGATGGCCG GTATGGGCGTCTTTGCTCTTGTATCGTCAAATACTGGACGAGATAGAAGCTAACGATTACAACAACTTCACGAGGAGGGCTTATGTGAGCAAAGCGAAGAAGCTACTTGCTTTGCCAGTTGCATACACAAGATCCCTTATCCGTCCATCAAGAACAGCTTTGGCTTCCAACAAGATTTGA